Below is a genomic region from Echinicola rosea.
GTTTGGATTGCTCATCTTCTTTATTGGGCTGATCATTTCACTTATACCGCTGGCATTCTTAGGGGCCTATTTCGAGTTTTTCACCAATGACAGCCTACGCTACATGATCGACAATGTGCCAGTAGAAATGCTGTCTGAGCTCGTGCCCATCTGGCTGGCGATCGCTGTAAGCGTATTGGTATTCATCCCTGGACTGATCCTCACCTTGCTTGGCATCAGCGTGATCATCAGAAGAAGCTTGATCGAATCAAGGTTTGGTCTGGTCTCCTTTGGCATCTGGCTGCTGAGCATCATGGTGTGCGCCTTTCAGATTCCCAAGACCATTGCAGAGTTCAAGGACCAAGGGAAATTCACTACCGAAACCGTACTCGACCTCAAAGGAAGCGTGTTTATCTTGGAAGGTGGTGACCGTGAGCAGAGCATAGACGATTTTGACCTGGTTCAGATCCAGTTAAAAGGAACTCCCGACAGCACAGTGCGCTTAGAGCAGAACTTCAGGTCGCAGGGACACTCTAGGACGGACGCCATCGAAAATGCCAAAGCTATCCAGTACGACTATTCGGTAAAAGATTCAACCCTTACCTTCTCCCGTACGCTGGAGTTTGCCAAGATGGCCAAATTTCGTGGACAGAATCTTTACCAAACCCTTCACATTCCCTACAACCGTCCTTTTGTCATGGACAAATCGATGATATCGATCCTCAGAAGCACCATATACACCAATGGCTATAAACTGAAGGATGTTACCCAACACAATTATTGGGTGTTTAACGAAGATGGGCTGCTCTGCCTCACCTGCCACGACGAACACAAGCAGAGTCAAGCGGACAGCCTCTCCAGGGTGAAATTTAAAGACACCTTCTTCATGAAGGAATAAAGTATCATATGCGTTGATTTGATTTATAGAAAGGCAAGTGTGACATCGCACTTGCCATTTTCTTTTTTGATTATAAACTTTCTTCCCAGTAGTTTTTATTTCTTACGGAACGCACACAAAACCCAGAATGAAACAACGCTTCTCTGGGATTTAAGTAGTTTCTGTGAGGACCTATTTCTTATCTCTGTGATTACTGGTATCATTGCGGATATACCTATTTTCGTTTTACCTTTCTATAATTCCTACTTGTAAAAGTCAAAATAGACACATTCTCTCTTATCCTTTCAGGGCAAACGCATTTAGGATTAATTTCGTGTAGGGCAGCTATCATCCGTGCCGCTGGCACTCCTTCTGGAGGCTGATGAGTGCTTAACGTCCTGCGGATGAATCCCAGATTACTAAATTTATCGTGCCGCTGGCACTTTACCGCAGTTTGTACATTAGGAATAGCAGCAACTGGCACAAAATCAAATTAAGGCAAACGAATTCGTACTCATAAACCTGACCACTTAATGCGAAGAACGCTCCATGGCCTAGATTTTTTGCCTACTTTTTCATCAATGGAAAAAGTAGGAAAGTCCAATAAAGCATATGAAGCTAAATTCCATAGGAACGGCAGATATATTCAAACTGGAACACTTTTTTAAATGCGTTCGCCCTGCTTATCCTTTCCAATACCACGGACTTGGCACAAAATATGTAAGCTCCAAACTAGCATTCACAAGAAAACATAGACCATGAAAACCAAAAAAGCATTATCATCCCTCTCTTTTTCATTAATTGCCGTGGCCATTTTTACTGTGCTCCTTTGTGGATGTAAGGCACAGCGGGTAGATACGCAAGGGATAGTAGGTCAAGTATATTGGATTGATGGAAACCAAATGCCGACCATCACCGACGGCAGCAACGAAACTCCTGCAAAACCGGAAAGAAAAAAAGTAAAAAGAACTATCCGCATCTATGAGCGGACGCACATCAACCAAGCCACCATGGGCGACTATTTATTTAAGGATATCGAAACGCCAATGATCGCCGAGATAGAAACAGAAGAGGATGGTAGTTTTGCCATTGGGCTTGCCCCTGGAGCCTATTCGATTTTTACGGTTGAGGAAAACGGGTACTTCGCCAATGTCTATGACCTGGACAGCTACATCCAGCCC
It encodes:
- a CDS encoding carboxypeptidase regulatory-like domain-containing protein, with product MKTKKALSSLSFSLIAVAIFTVLLCGCKAQRVDTQGIVGQVYWIDGNQMPTITDGSNETPAKPERKKVKRTIRIYERTHINQATMGDYLFKDIETPMIAEIETEEDGSFAIGLAPGAYSIFTVEENGYFANVYDLDSYIQPVEVKADEWNNIQILINYQAAY